One genomic segment of Chelonia mydas isolate rCheMyd1 chromosome 1, rCheMyd1.pri.v2, whole genome shotgun sequence includes these proteins:
- the PANX1 gene encoding pannexin-1, with the protein MAKEDLKEDNEFFPYILLLVAILLYLPCLFWRFTAAPHLCSDLKFIMEELDKAYNRAIKAANSFHSGDTRDPGSLPPAVNENLTQSLWEISESHFKYPIVEQYLKTKKTSKNLIIKYVVCRLLTLAIILFACLYLGYYISLSSMTDEFLCTIKTGILKNDTTVPELIQCKLIAVGVFQLLSYINLIVYLLVMPLVMYAMLVPFRRSSDILKVYEILPTFDVLKLKSNYDDLSLYLLFIEENVSELKSYKCLKVLENIAGPGKCNIIHLLPNLGTIKMTDTVDGKPAAVKEKPEEKITEEPERSTTELQGKVGLLVVFKWCIH; encoded by the exons ATGGCAAAggaggatttgaaggaggataatgag TTTTTCCCATACATCCTGCTACTAGTTGCTATCCTGTTGTATCTACCATGCTTGTTCTGGCGCTTCACTGCAGCACCTCATCTTTGCTCAGATCTGAAATTTATTATGGAAGAACTTGACAAGGCCTACAACAGGGCAATCAAAGCAGCTAATAGCTTTCACAGTGGAGACACTAGAGACCCCGGTAGCCTGCCTCCAGCTGTTAATGAAAACTTGACACAGAG tttgtggGAGATATCTGAAAGCCACTTTAAATACCCCATTGTGGAACAATACCTGAAGACAAAGAAAACCTCCAAAAACTTAATAATCAAATATGTTGTTTGCCGTTTACTAACACTAGCAATTATCCTGTTTGCATGCCTCTATCTGGGCTATTATATCAGTCTCTCCTCTATGACTGATGAGTTTTTGTGCACCATCAAAACTGGAATCTTAAAGAATGACACTACAGTTCCAGAACTAATTCAATGTAAGCTTATTGCTGTTGGTGTCTTCCAGCTACTCAGTTACATTAACTTAATTGTGTATCTTTTGGTGATGCCTCTTGTAATGTATGCCATGCTCGTCCCATTCAGGCGAAGCTCAGACATTCTTAAAGTATATGAAATTCTGCCAACGTTTGATGTTCTGAAACTCAAGTCAAATTATGATGATTTAAGCCTCTACCTCCTCTTCATTGAGGAAAATGTAAGTGAGCTTAAATCATACAAGTGCCTCAAAGTGCTGGAGAATATTGCAGGCCCTGGGAAATGTAACATAATCCATCTGTTGCCAAACCTTGGTACGATTAAGATGACAGATACTGTAGATGGGAAGCCAGCAGCTGTAAAAGAGAAGCCTGAAGAGAAAATTACAGAAGAACCAGAAAGGAGTACAACAGAACTACAAGGTAAAGTTGGGCTGCTTGTTGTGTTTAAATGGTGTATCCATTAA